In Paroedura picta isolate Pp20150507F chromosome 12, Ppicta_v3.0, whole genome shotgun sequence, one DNA window encodes the following:
- the CLIC3 gene encoding chloride intracellular channel protein 3: MAESSKIQLFVKASDDGETIGHCPFCQRLFMILLLKGVPFTLTTVDTKRSLDVLKDFAPGAQLPVLLYDGEPKTDTNKIEEFLEETLGPPNFPSLVPKYKESSIAGNDVFHRFSAYIKNPVPAQDEALQKNLLKALLKLEKYLNTPLEYELVRDPELTVSRRRFLDGDQMTLADCSLLPKLNIVNVVCQHYRHVGIPKELCSLWRYLDGAAEEKEFKYTCPNSEEIVQAYRAVVRPLK; this comes from the exons ATGGCTGAGAGCTCCAAAATCCAGCTGTTTGTCAAG GCGAGCGATGATGGAGAGACCATCGGGCACTGTCCGTTCTGCCAGCGTCTCTTTATGATCTTGCTCCTTAAAGGGGTACCCTTTACTCTGACCACGGTGGATACCAAAAG GTCTTTGGATGTGCTGAAGGACTTTGCCCCGGGAGCTCAGCTCCCTGTGCTGCTGTATGATGGCGAACCTAAAACAGACACCAACAAGATTGAAGAGTTTTTGGAGGAGACCCTGGGACCCCCAAA TTTTCCAAGCTTGGTGCCCAAGTACAAAGAGTCCAGCATTGCTGGGAATGATGTTTTCCACAGATTCTCTGCTTACATCAAGAATCCAGTACCTGCCCAGGATGAAG CTCTGCAGAAGAACCTTCTCAAAGCCTTGCTTAAGTTGGAAAAGTACCTGAACACACCCTTGGAGTATGAGTTGGTGCGGGACCCTGAACTCACTGTCTCTCGGAGGCGCTTCCTGGATGGCGATCAGATGACTCTTGCTGACTGCAGCCTCTTACCCAAGCTCAACATTGTTAAT GTTGTGTGCCAACACTATCGGCATGTGGGCATCCCCAAGGAGTTGTGCAGCCTCTGGAGGTACCTGGACGGCGCTGCTGAGGAGAAGGAATTCAAGTATACTTGCCCCAATAGTGAAGAGATCGTGCAGGCCTACCGTGCAGTGGTCAGACCGCTCAAGTAG